The genomic region CGATTTTATCGGGGGAGAATCTCTCTAAGAGAATTTGTGTCATTGGATATTCCAATGCCTCTTTAGAAACAAACACCTGCTTAAATCTTTCCACCCTGATTTATTCTGCCTTAATTTCAATCTCTTCTTCCGGGATTGATTCTTTTTCCACATATTTTAAGAGGTAATTAAGAAGACTGAGAATATTCAAGAGTTCCTTTTGCACCACCTCGTATATTTCTGGAGATTCTACTTCCCAGTATAAATGAATTAGCCTATCGCGTAACTTTATCAACTTCAAAGTCGTCCTGGTAAATTCCTGGGGTATTACCTCAGATTGAACTAAATAATTAATTATATCTTTAGAACTGCCAGGTCTTCCTAATCCTTTGACCGCAATAATATGAGTGGCAAGGTCAACTAATGAATCAATACTTATTCGCAAGTAATGTTCGGCTAAGGCGATATTCTGGGCATCGGTTAAAAAGATAGTCTCTGGAAGTTCTTTTAATTTATTTAATTTCTTTAACGCACTCTCACAGATATTTGCTCGTTGGAAAACTATTTCTTTGTTAAACATATTTTCTCCTTTCCTGGTTAATCGTGATTCCAGATATTTATCGTAATGTTCTAAATAAGGTTTAAACTTAAAATATTTTTTTGTTGATAAATCCTCAAATTCTCGCCGCAATTCATCATCTTTAGAATAGATAACCCTGCCTTTCGTAATAATATCATATCTAAATGGTAATGGGGCATTATTTAAAATTACCACATCGAATTTATCGAAATTCAGCACTTGAGAAAGGTCGGTGTTTAATTCAATCGCCTTTGTAAAGGTATTAACCGACTCCCCACCTTCAAGAAAAAACGCAATATCTACATCTTCAACCTGTGTCAGGTCTTGAGATACTAAGATAGAGCCAAATAAATAAACGGCGATGACTTCACCCTTTGTTGAAGAATATCCTTGAATAACTTTAATCCATTCATTTAAATCTATCTTCATTATAATCTGTTACCGTAACTATTCAGCATACCAATCAAGTAGGAAGTAGGGAGTAGGAAAGTAGGAAGAGGGGAAAATACTTCATACTATTTTACTCTTAATTGATTTGATTAAACCTATAAGCATCCTACTCACTTCTTCAGATATATCCCAAATGGATTGAAAATCTGGCAGATAATTAAGTTTCTTAAAACCTTCTGCAATATTTGCTGGAATAGAAACAGCCGCTCTGCACATCTGTTGCACCAATTCTTTCCCTTTCCTACTTCCCTACTCTCCTACTTTCCTACATGGTGAATAGTTACCTGTTACCAATAATATTTTTTAAACTCTTCATAGTATTCAATGGTTCTTTTTAGACCTTCTTCTAATGAAATCTTTGGTTGCCAGCCAAGTATTGATTTAATTTTTGAATAGTCAGCAATATAGTCTCCAATTTCAATTATTTTACTCTCCGGTGGGTATGGAATAAGTTGATATTTGCCTTTACCAGAAATCTTTATAATCAATTTCACAATATCAACAAGGTTAGTCGGATACCCCCCTA from bacterium harbors:
- a CDS encoding HepT-like ribonuclease domain-containing protein produces the protein MKIDLNEWIKVIQGYSSTKGEVIAVYLFGSILVSQDLTQVEDVDIAFFLEGGESVNTFTKAIELNTDLSQVLNFDKFDVVILNNAPLPFRYDIITKGRVIYSKDDELRREFEDLSTKKYFKFKPYLEHYDKYLESRLTRKGENMFNKEIVFQRANICESALKKLNKLKELPETIFLTDAQNIALAEHYLRISIDSLVDLATHIIAVKGLGRPGSSKDIINYLVQSEVIPQEFTRTTLKLIKLRDRLIHLYWEVESPEIYEVVQKELLNILSLLNYLLKYVEKESIPEEEIEIKAE
- a CDS encoding four helix bundle protein; protein product: MVQQMCRAAVSIPANIAEGFKKLNYLPDFQSIWDISEEVSRMLIGLIKSIKSKIV